A region of the Micropterus dolomieu isolate WLL.071019.BEF.003 ecotype Adirondacks linkage group LG10, ASM2129224v1, whole genome shotgun sequence genome:
gaatctgataggtcacacatttttgtgttacacCGGAATGACGTGTTCTCGCGAGATCATTACAGGCTGTCATGTGATCACATTGGGAGAAAACCAGGAAGTCATGGGTTGTTTTGAGTGAAAGAAGAGGAGCATTATGCATAAACCCCCGTTTTCGACCATGTCTCTTTACAAAAACAGTTcgtttttggttttgttagtACTAAATATTTTCGCCAATGTGTCTAGCGACGGAGTGAACCCCACTGTTTTAGATTCAGCGGCCAAACTGAGACAAAGCCCTGCTGCTGCGGTTACCTCTCCTGTGTTTAATGCTGGTGCGGATTCCATCTTCTCCCTTAATCTGCTGTCTTCCTTCCCTGAAGACCTGGAGATCAGTGACTACTGCAGAGATCTGCTTAACATATTTAGACAGCGTTGTGTCGCCCATGTGAACTGCTTGGTGTCTTCTGCCCGACCTGTTAAAATTTGCCAGAACTGTTTCTCCAGTAATGCCAGTCTTAATGAAATCTACATGAACATATCAGACAAGGTAGGTGCCAAGTACAAAGTCGATTTCTGTGTCTAAGTTTACATTAAACTGTCTCCCGTCTGCTTGCATAAAGAGGAAGGGCCTTGCTTTTGCGCTGTTGTCTCACGAGTCACGAGTCTTGTGATGTGACTGACTGGTGATGACAAATTTGAGGAAACACGAATTCATCTGCTTTACTTGCTATCAATAGCATGCTGAGAAACACTTATTTTGAGTTGCTCTGTTAGTCAAAGTGGAATACTAACACCTGTATAAATAGAAGGTAATATGGTACATGATGAATTGTGCTTGTGTGTCCTCAGATGGGTCCTGGTAATGCGAGCTGCAGGGACAGCCTTCTGCGCAGTGATCGGCTCATGGTGGTTTATCTGCTGTACAGCAACCTAAAGGACCTTTGGAGCAAAGCAAACTGTGACAGTAAGTCATCTGCAAGAATTAAGATTTGGTACTGATGACTTTAAAGAGTATTTGGTTTGTGCCATGTCATATTGTTCACGATATAttgtataattaaaaaaatattaaaaaatctTATTTTGATATTGGCAATATTCTTGTTGACGTGGTGATGTCATACCATTACACACCGCAACAACAAGCTACCAGCTCCACCATGGACTAAAATGGGGAGTGACTGTGGAACTGGTACAACAAACCATAATAAGTGCAAGAAGACTGTAACAACAAAATACTCCTGTCATATCTTCAGGAATATCATTATCGCAGaaatattgtgatattatttGAGCGCCATATTGCTGCAAATAATGATACTTTTACAtacagattaattgattatcattCACTGAGTCTATAGgttttgaaaatgtcagaaaatagtgaaatatgCCTGTCAAATTTCTTAAAGCCCAAGGCAAAGAACTTGCCTTATACCAGcaacactcaaacacaaataTATCCAGTTTGCTATCCTAATTGTTTTAGCGGTAGCTTGTTTCTGCACCCACCTTTTTCGCCGACATTGAAAAGCAAGCGGCACCTTATGTAATAATTGCTCGTGTTGTTAAAGCAAAATGACTGAAACCTTCTGGTTAGAATCTTAGATAAAATAGGGGAAAGTTATAGACGCTACAAAGGGGAAACCTTCCCAAAATGCCATTGTGCATCTGATTTCATTTGTCCATGTTTACTGGATAAATAAACCTacctgatatttattttttatttcctgttgtgcAGACTGTATCACTAAAGGATTCCAGAGCCTGACCAACGACACGCTGTACTACATGACCACCCTCAACCAAACTCTCGCCTGCTTTGAGAAGTATCCGCAGGTACACCAGAAATTAGGTGATGGTCCTTCTATCTATTATGTTTATGTTGAGAAGCTAAGGATGATGTCTGTTCTCCATTTCTCTCAGCAGGGGAACTATACAGAGCTGTGCAAAAACTGTAAGAACGGATACAAAGAACTGAATGAGCTGTACAGCGGCATGGAGAAGAACGCCACTATGTGCATTGACATAGAGGATGCGGTATGTATGTCAGGAGCAGAAACTTCTAGAACTCCTCTTTTACAGATTTTCGCAAACGCTTTAATGACTATTAAAGGTGCTATATGGACTATTCAAATGAAATctgttattaataattaaaattttaactgACTTATTGTCAATTAgctgtagcctcacttagaaatgaagcacacacctgttttcttttttgcttgcatcagccactgttttacttttaatgtgaggacacaTGGTCGGATGTAGCCCTGTGCTCGCTCCCGAGTCTCTCTCCAACTAGAGCAACCACACCGCAGCTAACGaccagtccactaacaccacaaaacataGAATAGATAaacataaactccacgtaaagataaaaacaacagtaaaggttTATGTGATGAAGCCTGTCAGATCAAACAAGATTCAAAAGATGTCGGCTAAAACCAGCCAACATCAGAAAGTCACGGAGAGAGTCACGCTAGCTTGCTGGCTGGCGCTGaacagttgctaatgttatccagtgcaaagttgtatcgctttcAACAATACTTCATCAGGTAACGCGACCCATATTCCTATCCTGTGTATCACTGGTACTATGTAACTGTAACTAACATGAAGCACATAATATTcaatactgcaacaaaacggcaacaacaacacaggaagagccatccactaacactacagtaaagttacttactgcggtctaccTGGCATAAAGTGTggacacaatctcattataatattcagtccagttCCCTAACCGTTTctttatcatccagtacatttagctgtgctcacattgctgagcctctactgaaagatacacagatagtaaagatagttactgaaaagcagcaggcgagctaaagATGTAGAACATCAgctacatacagtaaatataacgGTATCATGTAACCAGTTtggagtttccagcatgttgtgtgaagttgtctccctgtctctctatagcctctgtcacactgccttttttacaggagtattgtgccaatatgcggcTCACTatgctgtatgaaaggtatggaaccggtgttgatctgcctctgagccgggaatcTAGatgtaacagagcctgaacatgtctggagaaaagccaaaGCCGGCATACCGGTGTTTCCGCAATgattgtgggatctctgtatgaaagtggttgtgtttcggattatgctcgctcatgagttcaagctcAGGAGCACGCatagaaccgcaccgctagtggctgctgaaaactccataatgcccctttaaactTTGTCAAACAATATGAATATGGATATGATCATTAGGTCAGTTGTTTATTATGGCCGTGGCACAAAATGCATTAAGCCTTGCAACAATTATGTGGGATTGTTGTAAAAGTTGTCAGATGGATAGACATAGGCTAGATGGGGAACAATTCAATTTCCTCACAATTTAGAGCGACCAAACGCAACTGCTGTCTAATTTAGTTGATGGTGAAACTCATATCCAAAtcagttctcaaacacatttAGACTGTGAAATATAGAGCatgcaggagacagacagaggcaaaAGTCTGCCCATGCAAGAGGAGGGGGCATTAGAGTGCATGGTGGTATggtgagaggaagagggagaggggggcACAGAGGACGAGGAAGAGCCAGAGAAAGGCAAAGACACAGAGAAATCTCAAATGAGATACAGGCAATAAATAGAGACAATGTGATCAACGATGGCTTGTTTATGACAGAGGCTGGTCGGAGAGTGCAGCCTAATCTGGGCCGGTCTACAGTGAcatcaaacaaatgttttatttaaagtaaagtCTATGCCATGGCTGACATCAATACTATTCAACTGCCTGACAATGTTAGCAAGTGGACAGTATTACATAGTGGGTAACTATCACACTGTCATTTGACAAGATGTCTTTACATTTTGACTGTCTTGGTCTAAGCAATGATAaaccttttgttttgattacaatGATTTACTCATTGATGgtgttatttacatttgaaacatgATACATAATACTTTTGATTGAGTAATCACCATTTGCAGGTCACATAGAGTGGTGTGATGAATGTACCACGTGGTCTAGAATTTTGACTATTGTAGgtttgtttcagtaaatgtgcCAAATCGATTGAGAAAATAGCATAtcatataataattattagacAACTGAGGAAGGCTACAAAATGTGGCTAAAAGCtttagaaacaaacaacaataactTGTGTCCTAACATTTCTCCCCCTTTTTGTCACAACACATTAATAATATTTCATTAATAACTGAAGGAAAGTGGAAATGTTGCAGTTCTCAATGGCCAGTCAGTGTTTAGTGTAGAGACAGGAGGTGTGATTCTCTATATGCCCTTTTTGCTATCATAAATTGATATTTTAGCCTTTAATATgaaatttaatgttaatttcagtgcttttgtttgttgttacaaTGTCTCAGTGGTTGCTGAGTTCATGTTGTTCGGGCAAAAGACATGTGACATTATGTGACAAAAATGGAAACTTGAGCTCGGAGCTTCAGGAATGTGAGCAGAACTGCAAGAAACATGAAATTTGAACatgaaatttaaatttgaaaaaaaaaaactaattgaaAATTGATGGAAAGCTGTTTGTTGTGATTGCAGCATTACACTCCTGTATCCTGTATTTGCCTTGTCAGTAAGAACTACAAGATGTAGAATACCTGCACCGCATAACCCTAATACAGTATTTGAGAGCAGAAATACAAGAGGGTTGAATTAATAGTAACACTGTactattactttttgtttcagatGAATTTGACCCGCAGACTTTGGAGTAATTTCACTTGTTCCATCCCCCGTGAGGAGACGGTGCCTGTCATCGCTGTGTCCAGCTTCATGCTCTTTCTGCCCATCATCTTCTACTTGAGCAGCTTCCTTCACTCTGAACAAAAGAAACGCAAGCTCATACACCGTGAGTAACCAGCTTAATTCGGCCATTGTCACACAGAGATTTTTTGACGGGGTTTTGGGGTCTTTGTGGAAGGGTTTTTGGCGGGGGGGGTGGCTGGCTTGGCTGACTGTGATATTGGGGTTTGGCTGGGATGGGGAAACGAGGGGTGGGTGTCCTAGGTTGTTCTAAAGCATAGTGGGGTTGCCTCCTGCAAACCTCTGGATCATAGACaagttctttttttgtttgtgtgtgttggtggatAATGGTTGCCTTGAGGGATCAGAAGGCGTTTCCCAAGGCTGAGGAGGAtaagaaaaattattattattattttttttttaaggtatttgctgtggtggtggtggaaagTTAGCTGTACCAGTTAGATGGTAATTCAAACTAATATTCAGACTTCAGTTAGACGTCATAATTTGTTGCACAAAGCTAGCTGTTGATTATCTTAATTAGGACTTACTTGAATTCTGGGTTActtaaagacttttttttttatcaaactaAAACACATGGCTGCGTGAGCAACTGCATCAAACTGCTTATCTCGAAcagaaaatgttgatttaaCAGTTAGTGGGGAAAATTCAGGAGTGTAAGCTACTGCAGCTCCTTATTGTGGCAGAGCTCAGTACTGCTGTTAACTCAACTGTCAGGAGCTTAAAATAAGTCTCTTTATCTGTGAAACGGTCTAACCTGCATAAGACTAATCTAAGAGTAGAATGAAGACCGGCCTCACACCACAGACAAGTTTATATATCTTTGTGAAACCATCCCCAGGCAAACATCCTCTGTTACACTTGTGTATCACCTGTATAGGCTCACATCTTCTAGTGCAGTTAAGATACAGATAAGATATGCACAGatatgtaaaaatgttattagCCAAATATGCTAAGTGTTGCTCTTTGTTGTAGCACCACTTTTCTATAATGTCACTTTGAATACCAGCTGACCTACCTCTTTGAACAGGTGACACCTTCCACAAACTGTATGTTTACTATCTAttgcatttagtttttttatagaCTCTATACTGcatttgtgttattgtattttgtatatGTGTAACTACATGTTGTACTGCAGGAATTTGTGTCATCTTGGCCTGGTTGCCGTTGCAAATGCGATTCTGTTCTCActtggtatatatatatatatatatatatatatatatataaaatagagAGAGTTTGACTTGAAATGCTCGTTGGGACAAACCTGACTGAAAAAAGTGCAACTCAGCATAACAAACAatgttcttgcatgaggcccaCTGAAGATTAATAATGCACTTTAATTACTACAATAACTCAAAACAGGACAGCAAAAGTAACTAACTCCTCAAATAGTCCTttgtaataatataaatgtgaaTTTTGTGTCTTTTCAGCCAAGCGGGCAAAGTCTTACACAAGTCTTGTGAACATCCAGGACAAACTGAGCTAAAGGGGAAATGGGTGTTGACGAACATGGAGGATGGCGTTCTTTTATTCAGAGTTATAACCTGGGAGAAGATTTAACCCCCTCACCGTCTCGTCCCTGAGGCTTGACTGACCTCCATGAACACAGAGGACTCAACAGAGGCGTTCCCTGTTTGCTTTCGGGACACTGCAATAACAATCAGTATTCAGAGGACTTCAAGGATCTcaataaattaaactgaaagTCGAATGCTTTGGGCACATTAAACATTTGCTTTTATATCCTTAAAACTTTCTTCTCAAAATTATGTtggaacaaatgaaaaaaatgagcagaattaatatattcatatttttattaacaaaataaacattaacaaaCTGTACACAGACTGTGTTTGACTCTGACTCTCAGCCTTTGTGACATATTGGATCCCAATTAAGTGAGACCTGTGTTGGAATCAAAGTATATCTAACTTTCCAAAGTACTAATCAGATGGTTGTCCATGTTGCATGCACTGGAGGCTCAGGCACATCGAGGACTCTCCTTCCTTTCAGCTCATTAACAATCTTTAGCTTGTTCACTGTCACTAGAAAAGAAGCTTGAATGCAGCATGTGCGTGTGCAAGTGAgctaatgtgtgtatgtgctatTTATGGGTTGAGAAATGGGTTTTTCTGTCTCTAATGTATGTCCCGAAGAGAGCTGCAGAAAGGAAGCACTTGATGTCCATTAGTGGTGACATGTATCTGCTGTAAGAAGAGGGGGTGCACATCAGTGTGGGGAGTAAATAAAGACATAACACACATAATGTAAGAGCACTCTGAGGTACCACACTATGATGTTGCTTGTTTTCCAGTCAGTGTTTTTTGTGGTTGCATAAAGCTTTTAATGTGCTTTGTTGCCATTTTCCACTGATGTTTAACTTAATTTGTTAAAGGTTTCTGACTGCTCATGACGGTGAAGCCTCCTTTATGAGTGTTGAATTGATGAATTTTGCCTATTAGAAATGCATTTGCTGTTAAGTAATGCAAACCTTAAATTAGAATGCATAAtcccaaataaatatttgtttgccAGAAAGAACCTGCAGATGCTTGTGCTGTAATTTAACCACAGCCA
Encoded here:
- the ostm1 gene encoding osteopetrosis-associated transmembrane protein 1 isoform X2 codes for the protein MHKPPFSTMSLYKNSSFLVLLVLNIFANVSSDGVNPTVLDSAAKLRQSPAAAVTSPVFNAGADSIFSLNLLSSFPEDLEISDYCRDLLNIFRQRCVAHVNCLVSSARPVKICQNCFSSNASLNEIYMNISDKMGPGNASCRDSLLRSDRLMVVYLLYSNLKDLWSKANCDNCITKGFQSLTNDTLYYMTTLNQTLACFEKYPQGNYTELCKNCKNGYKELNELYSGMEKNATMCIDIEDAMNLTRRLWSNFTCSIPREETVPVIAVSSFMLFLPIIFYLSSFLHSEQKKRKLIHPKRAKSYTSLVNIQDKLS
- the ostm1 gene encoding osteopetrosis-associated transmembrane protein 1 isoform X1: MHKPPFSTMSLYKNSSFLVLLVLNIFANVSSDGVNPTVLDSAAKLRQSPAAAVTSPVFNAGADSIFSLNLLSSFPEDLEISDYCRDLLNIFRQRCVAHVNCLVSSARPVKICQNCFSSNASLNEIYMNISDKMGPGNASCRDSLLRSDRLMVVYLLYSNLKDLWSKANCDNCITKGFQSLTNDTLYYMTTLNQTLACFEKYPQQGNYTELCKNCKNGYKELNELYSGMEKNATMCIDIEDAMNLTRRLWSNFTCSIPREETVPVIAVSSFMLFLPIIFYLSSFLHSEQKKRKLIHPKRAKSYTSLVNIQDKLS